A single window of Nasonia vitripennis strain AsymCx chromosome 4, Nvit_psr_1.1, whole genome shotgun sequence DNA harbors:
- the LOC100679508 gene encoding nibrin: MWLLRDQNGKIRYLKPGKTYNVGRKQADIVLENDSSISRAHAILTTTLKEQTRTSEVSSTCVVKDANSKYGTFIIRNNVQMKVPATGLELEPNDRVKFGLQQHIFITEYIRFVSVISRLNADHKKKLKNIMDSIGGIVIDCYDDNCTHLTATTASSTSKIISALIAGIPIVDINYWTSVLNAINADENLPNPDSFTLPLQDKGINTQRVSLKPNPMRKTLFQGKTFVFFSEKTYKEYKKMIKDAGGKIELFKINTKSIQEDLFTDDTIIMQITTESASDELAAFDAMLYDKMQKKKLRMIAETEIPLAIVYVSLSQYCNPKFNFKQLMIRKSFKDTSEVLALDTQDVLMSNPGKDGAGQSTASRQVLIPETEDFMLENFSDNENDRTTNSRNHNKPKLEELKEKNVNKKLSKLASSEICTMEIEDNLSNDPKFRDKKTVGEKCSRNLEIVKAKPTLDVINDDNFAVLEKQKKAIKRKEDDDDRKENKFSKLGFKKSEKKTLDFDLDEMDIEVPKEKIKKEIISQERNEVKHDAKTNNKLFKKIYTNIPVTRIALSDMTVWRPNA, encoded by the exons ATGTGGTTGTTAAGAGATCAAAATG GTAAAATCAGGTACCTGAAGCCAGGCAAGACGTACAATGTCGGAAGAAAACAAGCTGACATCGTCCTGGAGAATGACTCTTCCATAAGCCGTGCTCATGCAATTTTGACTACAACGCTCAAAGAACAAACAAGG ACATCCGAAGTATCGTCCACGTGCGTTGTCAAAGATGCCAATTCCAAGTACGGCACTTTTATCATTCGAAACAATGTTCAAATGAAAGTTCCGGCTACTGGTTTAGAACTAGAACCTAATGACAGGGTAAAATTTGGTTTGCAACAACACATTTTTAT CACTGAGTACATTCGCTTTGTGTCAGTGATTTCACGCTTGAACGCAGACCATAAAAAgaaacttaaaaatattatggaCAGCATTGGTGGAATTGTCATTGATTGTTATGATGACAATTGCACACATTTGACTGCAACGACTGCATCTTCCACAAGCAAG ATAATTTCAGCATTAATAGCTGGAATACCGATTGTCGATATAAATTATTGGACATCAGTTTTAAATGCTATAAATGCAGATGAAAATCTACCAAATCCTGACTCGTTTACTCTTCCACTGCAAGATAAAGGTATTAATACCCAACGAGTATCGCTGAAGCCAAATCCTATGCGCAAAACCCTTTTTCAAGGAAAAACGTTTGTATTCTTTTCTGAAAAAACGTATAAGGAGtacaaaaaaatgataaaggaTGCAG GAGGTAAAATTGAGTTATTCAAGATAAATACTAAAAGTATTCAAGAGGATCTTTTTACTGATGATACtattataatgcaaataacaACCGAGAGCGCATCAGATGAATTAGCTGCATTTGATGCAATGCTCT ATGATAAAATGCAAAAGAAGAAACTTAGAATGATAGCTGAAACAGAGATTCCTTTAGCTATTGTTTATGTCTCACTAAGTCAGTACTGCAACCCTAAGTTTAATTTTAAGCAACTTATGATAAGAAAAAGTTTCAAAGACACTTCTGAAGTACTCGCATTAGATACCCAAGATGTCTTGATGTCAAATCCAGGCAAAGATGGTGCAGGACAAAGTACAGCTTCTAGACAAGTATTGATTCCTGAAACTGAAGATTTTATGCTGGAGAATTTTTCTGATAATGAAAATGACAGAACAACGAATAGTAGAAATCATAACAAGCCAAAGCTAGaggaattaaaagaaaaaaatgttaacaaGAAGCTCTCAAAACTTGCATCTTCTGAAATATGTACAATGGAAATCGAAGATAATCTCTCAAACGATCCCAAGTTTAGAGATAAGAAGACTGTGGGCGAGAAATGTTCGCgtaatttagaaattgtaAAAGCAAAACCAACTTTAGACGTGATCAATGATGATAATTTTGCAGTATTAGAAAAACAGAAGAAagcaataaaaagaaaagaagatgatgatgataggaaggaaaataaatttagtaaattAGGATTTAAGAAAAGTGAAAAGAAAACTTTGGACTTTGATTTAGACGAGATGGACATAGAAGTGCCAaaggaaaaaattaagaaggaaatTATATCACAAGAGAGAAATGAAGTAAAACATGACGCTAAGACGAATAACAAACTCTTCAAAAAG ATCTACACGAACATTCCAGTTACCAGGATAGCACTTTCAGACATGACTGTATGGAGGCCTAATGCTTGA
- the LOC100122106 gene encoding aurora kinase C-like: MTGKENSLPTSHSHPKTSHAKPVLSEIQTQKPKENRSKPVSTYSTTPIKKQYNSRPINKSNSARTSSELMPPPKVSAVPKSRNATPVKKPAGTSQEKKEIVKPQETKSADKKKKKRWVISDFNIGRPLGKGNYGNVYLVREKRSKFIVAMKVMYKDQIVKANIAHQVRREVEIQTHLRHPNILRMYGYFHDDTRVYLILEYAPNGQLFRELDNQPNRRFDEAKAATYISQLADALKYCHARKVIHRDIKPENLLLGVNGELKMADFGWSVHAPSRRDTLCGTLDYLSPEMVKGQAYDHSVDLWGLGVLAYELIVGQPPFLADTFHESCCKIKKARYEFPNHLSSGAKDLISKLLVVEPEDRLPLDDVLNHPWIVENRTTEPAEDSF; the protein is encoded by the exons ATGACAGGCAAAGAAAACAGCTTACCGACAAGCCACAGTCATCCAAAAACCAGCCATGCCAAACCTGTACTGTCGGAAATCCAAACACAAAAGCCTAAAGAAAATCGGAGTAAACCCGTCAGCACTTACTCGACTACACCTATCAAAAAGCAATACAACTCCAGACCGATTAATAAATCGAACAGTGCCAGGACATCAAGCGAACTCATGCCACCGCCTAAAGTGTCAGCAGTGCCAAAGTCTAGAAACGCGACTCCTGTGAAGAAGCCAGCTGGAACAAgccaagaaaagaaagaaatcgTCAAACCTCAAGAAACCAAGTCCGCagacaagaagaagaagaagcgatgGGTCATAAGTGACTTCAATATCGGTCGGCCTTTGGGAAAGGGCAATTACGGCAACGTTTACTTGGTGAGAGAGAAGAGATCGAAGTTCATCGTCGCGATGAAGGTAATGTACAAAGATCAAATCGTCAAGGCCAACATCGCGCATCAAGTGCGCAGAGAAGTCGAAATACAAACTCATTTGAG ACACCCAAACATTTTGAGGATGTACGGATACTTCCACGACGATACGAGGGTCTACTTGATTTTGGAGTACGCGCCAAACGGCCAACTATTCAGAGAACTGGACAATCAGCCGAACCGTCGTTTCGACGAGGCAAA AGCTGCCACGTACATTTCACAACTAGCCGATGCCTTAAAGTACTGTCACGCAAGAAAAGTCATCCATCGGGACATAAAACCCGAGAATCTGCTTCTCGGAGTAAACGGCGAACTGAAGATGGCGGACTTTGGCTGGTCGGTTCATGCACCTTCTCGAAGAGACACCCTGTGCGGTACTCTCGATTACTTGTCTCCAGAAATGGTGAAAGGTCAAGCTTACGATCACAGCGTCGACTTGTGGGGACTTGGTGTTTTGGCCTATGAACTGATTGTTGGCCAGCCGCCGTTTTTGGCGGATACCTTTCACGAGAGTTGCTGCAAAATCAAGAAGGCCAGATACGAATTTCCGAACCATTTGAGCAGTGGAGCGAAGGATCTTATTTCTAAG tTACTCGTTGTGGAACCAGAAGATAGGCTGCCTTTGGATGATGTTTTGAATCACCCTTGGATTGTTGAAAATCGTACGACGGAACCAGCAGAGGACAGCTTTTAA
- the LOC100679964 gene encoding uncharacterized protein LOC100679964 isoform X2, with the protein MAFHGHVLGYYVLVLSAITLFLEIEWVIDKFVQVCIRNEESFGVRCWSVTLAATSGWRRGLFYLPVACLLAWKPHQLWLAFFDAGLLVILSAIHAAISALDYRSTCECQQASHSMGESLLHTNPDCYNHFEEVLVTEVLDDCVSSRPGFGGSDGEL; encoded by the exons ATGGCGTTTCACGGCCACGTTCTCGGCTATTACGTTTT AGTATTATCGGCCATCACCCTATTCCTGGAAATCGAGTGGGTCATCGATAAGTTCGTCCAAGTTTGCATCCG GAACGAGGAGAGCTTCGGAGTCCGCTGCTGGTCGGTGACACTTGCTGCGACGAGTGGCTGGCGCAGAGGCTTGTTTTATCTGCCGGTCGCCTGTCTCCTGGCCTGGAAACCGCACCAACTCTGGCTCGCCTTTTTTGACG CTGGACTATTGGTAATTTTATCGGCGATACACGCAGCGATAAGTGCTCTAGATTATCGTTCGACCTGTGAATGTCAACAGGCCTCGCATTCAATGGGAGAAAGTCTTTTACACACAAATCCAGACTGCTACAATCACTTTGAAGAAGTCCTG GTGACGGAAGTGTTGGACGACTGTGTCTCGAGTCGACCAGGTTTCGGCGGAAGTGACGGGGAATTATGA
- the LOC100679964 gene encoding uncharacterized protein LOC100679964 isoform X1, with amino-acid sequence MSGKFAERNLTALSRIVGVFAAVVTCGVGVDMAFHGHVLGYYVLVLSAITLFLEIEWVIDKFVQVCIRNEESFGVRCWSVTLAATSGWRRGLFYLPVACLLAWKPHQLWLAFFDAGLLVILSAIHAAISALDYRSTCECQQASHSMGESLLHTNPDCYNHFEEVLVTEVLDDCVSSRPGFGGSDGEL; translated from the exons ATGTCTGGAAAGTTTGCGGAGAGGAACTTAACGGCTCTATCGAGGATCGTCGGAGTCTTCGCCGCAGTCG TGACCTGCGGAGTTGGCGTAGACATGGCGTTTCACGGCCACGTTCTCGGCTATTACGTTTT AGTATTATCGGCCATCACCCTATTCCTGGAAATCGAGTGGGTCATCGATAAGTTCGTCCAAGTTTGCATCCG GAACGAGGAGAGCTTCGGAGTCCGCTGCTGGTCGGTGACACTTGCTGCGACGAGTGGCTGGCGCAGAGGCTTGTTTTATCTGCCGGTCGCCTGTCTCCTGGCCTGGAAACCGCACCAACTCTGGCTCGCCTTTTTTGACG CTGGACTATTGGTAATTTTATCGGCGATACACGCAGCGATAAGTGCTCTAGATTATCGTTCGACCTGTGAATGTCAACAGGCCTCGCATTCAATGGGAGAAAGTCTTTTACACACAAATCCAGACTGCTACAATCACTTTGAAGAAGTCCTG GTGACGGAAGTGTTGGACGACTGTGTCTCGAGTCGACCAGGTTTCGGCGGAAGTGACGGGGAATTATGA
- the LOC100122074 gene encoding geranylgeranyl pyrophosphate synthase — MDSEKNGVPYSQSGDKEQDEKLLQPFTYILQVPGKQIRGKLAHAFNYWLKIPVEKLQAVGDITQMLHNSSLLIDDIQDNSILRRGIPVAHSIYGVASTINAANYVLFIALERVISLNHPEATQVYTEQLLELHRGQGMEIYWRDNFICPSEAEYRTMTIRKTGGLFNLAVRLMQLFSDCKEDFTPLAGILGLYFQIRDDYCNLCLQEYTENKSYCEDLSEGKFSFPIIHAIQSNADDGQVLNILRQRTKNVEVKRYCVNLLDKFGSFAYTRQILSDLDKQAREEVERLGGNPYLIAVLDELLAWKKGQNSSSEI; from the exons ATGGATTCCGAAAAAAACGGAGTGCCTTATTCGCAAAGTGGCGACAAAGAGCAGGATGAG aaacTTTTGCAACCATTCACATAcattcttcaagtgcctggaAAACAAATTAGAGGAAAACTAGCCCATGCCTTCAATTACTGGTTAAAAATTCCAGTAGAAAAGCTACAGGCAGTTGGAGACATTACACAAATGCTGCATAATTCCAGTTTACT CATAGACGACATTCAAGACAACTCCATACTTCGTAGAGGCATTCCAGTTGCACATTCAATTTATGGAGTTGCAAGTACAATAAATGCTGCCAATTACGTACTGTTTATTGCACTAGAACGAGTAATATCTCTCAATCATCCAGAG GCCACTCAAGTGTACACGGAACAACTTCTAGAGCTTCACCGAGGCCAAGGAATGGAAATATATTGGAGAGATAACTTCATTTGTCCTTCAGAAGCTGAATATAGGACTATGACTATTCGCA aaacgGGAGGACTATTCAACTTGGCCGTTCGTCTGATGCAACTTTTCTCAGATTGTAAAGAGGACTTCACACCATTAGCTGGGATATTAGGTTTATACTTCCAAATAAGGGACgattattgtaatttatgttTGCAAGAG TATACGGAAAACAAGAGTTATTGTGAAGATCTTTCCGAGGGAAAATTCAGTTTTCCGATCATTCACGCTATACAAAGCAACGCAGATGATGGCCAAGTTTTGA ataTTTTACGACAGAGAACAAAAAACGTCGAGGTGAAAAGATACTGCGTCAATTTATTGGATAAATTTGGATCCTTTGCTTACACAAGACAAATATTGAGCGATCTTGATAAGCAAGCAAGAGAAGAAGTCGAAAGATTAGGAGGCAATCCTTACTTAATAGCTGTTCTTGACGAATTGCTTGCTTGGAAAAAAGGCCAAAATTCCTCAAGTGAAATTTAA